From one Thamnophis elegans isolate rThaEle1 chromosome 7, rThaEle1.pri, whole genome shotgun sequence genomic stretch:
- the LOC116511681 gene encoding hyaluronidase-4-like, whose amino-acid sequence MSFMWSSALALKSAQLPVFRRMPFIAAWNAPTDHCSIRYNITISLGMFHVIGSPFAKARGQNVTIFYVNRLGYYPWYTSQEIPINGGLPQNFSLKMHLEKANQDINYYIPDKDFTGLAVIDWEHWRPQWERNWNTKNIYKRQSRKLISKLQENISANAIEHLAKFSFEKCAKAFMKETIELGIKSRPKGLWGYYLYPDCHNYNFHEQNYTGSCPENELMRNNELLWLWNSSAALYPSIGIKKSLGSSENTLRFSQFRVKESMRISFMTSHDYSLPVFVYTRLDYRDQPLLFLSMQDLVSTIGESAALGAAGIVIWGDMNLTSSESNCTKVKEFIASKLNPYITNVTKAAEVCSQHLCGNNGRCIRRNWKALDYLHLNPQNFQIKASKNGVTVRGVASSTDLQTMSEKFTCHCYQGFEGADCREIKTFGWQPGHSKYQVIFDYIPLSGVWNCCYKDPYTPFSWKQALSESMGLIPKCVD is encoded by the exons ATGTCATTTATGTGGAGTTCTGCTTTGGCCCTGAAGTCTGCTCAGCTCCCTGTGTTTAGACGGATGCCTTTCATAGCTGCCTGGAACGCACCAACAGATCATTGCTCCATCCGATATAATATCACAATCAGCTTAGGAATGTTCCATGTGATTGGAAGTCCATTTGCCAAAGCAAGAGGACAGAATGTGACCATCTTTTATGTCAACAGGCTGGGATATTATCCCTGGTACACATCACAAGAAATCCCAATCAACGGTGGCCTCCCTCAGAATTTCAGCTTGAAAATGCACCTGGAGAAAGCTAATCAAGATATTAATTACTATATTCCTGATAAGGATTTCACTGGGCTGGCAGTCATAGACTGGGAACACTGGAGACCACAGTGGGAGCGTAACTGGAACACAAAAAATATTTACAAGAGACAGTCGAGGAAACTAATTTCCAAACTGCAAGAGAATATTTCTGCAAATGCTATTGAACATTTAGCTAAATTTTCTTTCGAAAAATGTGCTAAGGCTTTCATGAAAGAAACAATTGAACTGGGGATTAAAAGCAGGCCCAAGGGCCTCTGGGGATATTACTTATATCCTGACTGCCACAATTACAATTTCCATGAGCAGAACTATACTGGCTCATGTCCAGAAAACGAACTCATGAGGAATAATGAACTCTTGTGGTTGTGGAATAGCAGTGCAGCATTATATCCCTCCATTGGCATTAAGAAATCCCTCGGGAGCAGTGAAAACACGTTACGCTTTTCACAGTTTAGAGTGAAAGAATCCATGAGGATTTCCTTTATGACCTCACATGATTATTCTCTCCCAGTATTTGTATACACTCGACTGGACTATAGAGATCAGCCTTTGTTATTCCTTTCTATG CAAGATCTTGTTAGCACAATTGGTGAGAGTGCTGCCTTGGGAGCTGCAGGAATTGTTATTTGGGGAGACATGAATTTAACATCATCAGAG TCCAATTGCACAAAGGTGAAGGAATTCATCGCTTCTAAATTAAATCCCTACATCACCAATGTAACCAAAGCTGCGGAGGTGTGCAGCCAGCATCTGTGCGGGAATAATGGACGGTGCATACGAAGAAATTGGAAAGCTTTGGATTATCTTCATTTAAATCCTCAGaattttcaaatcaaagcttcaAAGAATGGAGTTACTGTGAGAGGGGTAGCATCTTCAACTGACCTTCAAACAATGTCTGAGAAATTCACTTGCCATTGTTATCAAGGATTTGAAGGAGCTGATTGCAGGGAAATCAAGACTTTCGGCTGGCAACCAGGGCATTCT
- the LOC116511680 gene encoding hyaluronidase-like — MCHLWIKCLATWILLKRFNGVHVIQAKAPMYPNEPFLIFWNAPTTQCQMRYEVDLDLKIFHVIPNANESLSGSAVTIFYPTQLGVYPHIDDHGHFLNGIIPQNESLSKHLNKTRLDIKRMIPLKTFHGLGVIDWENWRPQWVRNWGSKNVYRTRSIQFAKELHPQLSEAAIKKLAKDEYEKAGKSFMRDTLLLAEEMRPDGYWGYYLYPDCYNYDYKKQPDQYTGKCPNIEISRNDELLWLWRDSTALFPSIYLEIILKSSANALKFVHHRLKESMRIASMARKDYALPVFVYARPFYAYTFEPLTEEDLVTTIGETAAMGAAGMVFWGSMQYASTVDSCQKVKDYMNGPFGHYIINVTFAAKICSHVLCNKKGRCVRKHSDSNAFLHLFPESFRIMVQANSTDKKVIVKGKLELENLRYLRSKFMCQCYQGWKGLFCEEHYIKEENVTASLFLLASSGLILVSVDLGDNFVLSTSQIEVQMVPVVCRFSRNLFVLPHNSKDVHCKVNG; from the exons ATGTGCCATCTATGGATTAAATGCCTGGCAACTTGGATATTATTGAAGAGATTTAACGGAGTTCATGTTATACAGGCCAAAGCTCCAATGTATCCTAATGAGCCTTTCCTTATATTCTGGAATGCACCTACTACCCAATGTCAGATGCGCTATGAGGTGGATTTAGACCTGAAGATTTTTCACGTCATACCAAATGCCAATGAGTCTTTAAGTGGGTCTGCTGTGACAATATTTTATCCTACCCAGTTGGGGGTCTATCCCCATATTGATGACCATGGGCATTTCCTCAATGGAATTATACCACAAAATGAAAGCCTCAGCAAACATCTCAATAAAACAAGATTGGATATCAAGCGTATGATCCCGCTGAAGACATTTCATGGACTTGGAGTCATTGACTGGGAAAACTGGAGACCCCAGTGGGTTAGAAACTGGGGTAGTAAAAATGTTTACAGAACCAGATCTATTCAATTTGCTAAAGAGTTGCACCCACAATTGTCCGAAGCTGCAATCAAGAAATTAGCTAAGGACGAATATGAAAAAGCTGGGAAGAGTTTCATGAGAGATACACTTTTACTAGCTGAAGAAATGCGACCAGATGGATATTGGGGCTACTATCTGTATCCAGATTGCTATAATTATGATTATAAGAAGCAACCTGATCAATACACAGGCAAATGTCCAAATATTGAAATTTCACGGAATGATGAACTACTTTGGCTATGGAGAGACAGTACTGCCCTTTTCCCTTCTATATATCTTGAAATCATATTGAAATCAAGTGCCAATGCTCTGAAATTTGTTCACCATCGCCTTAAGGAATCAATGCGCATTGCTTCCATGGCTAGGAAAGATTATGCCTTGCCTGTTTTTGTATATGCCAGGCCATTTTATGCATATACCTTTGAACCTTTAACAGAG GAAGACTTGGTGACTACAATTGGTGAAACAGCGGCCATGGGAGCAGCAGGAATGGTCTTTTGGGGAAGCATGCAATATGCCAGTACTGTT gaTTCCTGTCAGAAAGTGAAAGATTACATGAATGGTCCATTCGGACATTATATCATTAATGTGACTTTTGCAGCCAAGATTTGCAGCCATGTCCTTTGCAACAAAAAGGGAAGATGTGTTCGTAAACATAGTGATTCAAATGCCTTTTTGCACTTGTTTCCTGAAAGTTTTAGGATCATGGTGCAAGCCAATTCTACAGACAAAAAAGTGATTGTGAAAGGAAAACTGGAGTTGGAGAATTTGCGGTACCTAAGAAGTAAATTTATGTGTCAGTGTTACCAAGGCTGGAAAGGACTATTTTGTGAAGAGCAttatataaaagaagaaaat gtgactgcaagtctgtttttattggcttcatctgggttgattttggtgagtgta GATTTGGGGGATAACTTTGTGTTGTCTACATCTCAAATTGAGgtacaaatggttcctgtagtctgcaggtTTTCTAGAAATCTGTTTGTTCTCCCACACAATTCAAAGGATGTTCATTGTAAAGTGAACGgctaa